A stretch of Stigmatopora argus isolate UIUO_Sarg chromosome 22, RoL_Sarg_1.0, whole genome shotgun sequence DNA encodes these proteins:
- the casr gene encoding extracellular calcium-sensing receptor codes for MRFVMCYLLLLGRTAVFSTYGPHQRAQMTGDILLGGLFPIHFGVASKDQDLAARPESTQCVRFNFRGFRWLQAMIFAIEEINNNSALLPNITLGYRIFDTCNAVSKALEATLSFVAQNKIDSLNLDEFCNCTDHIPSTIAVVGAAGSAVSTAVANLLGLFYIPQISYASSSRLLSNKNQYKSFMRTIPSDEYQATALADVIDYFKWNWVIAVASDDDYGRPGIEKFEKEMEERDICIHLNELISQYMEDHEIQALADRIENSSAKVIVGFASGPDMEPLIKEMVRRNITDRTWIASEAWASSSLIAKPEYLDVVAGTIGFALKAGQIPKFKEFLQHVQPRKDNHNDFAREFWEETFNCYLKDSPRLQESDNDSTSFRPLCTGEEDITSVETPYLDYTHLRISYNVYIGVYSIAQALQNILTCTPGHGLFANNSCADIKKIEAWQVLKQLRHLRYANNGGGKIHLDEFDLAANYTIINWHRSAEDGSVVFEEIGYYNMHAKRGAKLVIDKTKILWNGYSLEVPFSNCSEDCEPGTRKGIIESMPTCCFECTECSDGEYSNHRDASICSKCPNNSWSSGNHTSCFLKEIEFLSWTEPFGIALAICAVLGVVLTAFVMGVFVKFRNTPIVKATNRELSYLLLFSLICCFSSSLIFIGQPHDWTCRLRQPAFGVSFVLCISCILVKTNRVLLVFEAKIPTSFHRKWWGLNLQFLLVFLFTFVQVMICVVWLYNAPPSSYMNHDIDEIIFITCNEGSEMALAFLIGYTCLLAAICFFFAFKSRKLPENFTEAKFITFSMLIFFIVWISFIPAYFSTYGKFVSAVEVIAILASSFGMLACIFFNKVYIILFKSSRNTIEEVRCSTAAHAFKVAAKATLKQGAVSRKKSGSIGGSSGSSPSSSFSLKTNGDRREIPSGRQKPRVSFGSGTVMLSLSFEESRRSSLM; via the exons GCAGGCTATGATATTTGCAATCGAGGAGATCAACAACAACAGTGCTCTCTTGCCCAACATCACATTGGGCTATAGGATCTTTGACACGTGTAATGCTGTGTCAAAGGCACTGGAAGCTACTCTTAGTTTTGTAGCCCAGAATAAGATAGACTCCTTGAATTTGGATGAGTTTTGCAATTGCACCGACCATATCCCGTCCACTATTGCAGTCGTTGGAGCGGCTGGATCTGCCGTCTCCACAGCAGTGGCAAACTTATTGGGCCTGTTTTATATTCCACAG ATAAGCTATGCTTCATCCAGTCGTCTCCTAAGTAACAAGAACCAGTACAAGTCTTTCATGAGAACAATTCCTTCGGATGAGTACCAGGCTACAGCATTGGCGGATGTAATTGACTACTTCAAATGGAACTGGGTGATCGCCGTGGCCTCAGACGATGATTATGGGCGGCCCGGTATAGAGAAGTTCGAAAAAGAGATGGAGGAAAGAGATATTTGCATCCATCTCAACGAACTCATCTCACAATACATGGAGGATCACGAAATCCAAGCGCTTGCCGACAGGATTGAAAACTCCAGCGCCAAAGTTATAGTGGGCTTCGCCAGTGGTCCAGATATGGAGCCTCTGATTAAAGAGATGGTCCGGAGAAACATCACAGATCGCACTTGGATCGCCAGTGAAGCCTGGGCAAGCTCATCCCTCATTGCTAAACCCGAATATCTTGACGTGGTAGCGGGCACGATTGGTTTTGCCTTAAAGGCGGGGCAGATACCCAAATTTAAAGAGTTTCTGCAGCATGTCCAACCAAGGAAAGATAATCACAATGACTTTGCCAGGGAGTTTTGGGAGGAAACCTTCAACTGTTATCTGAAAGACAGCCCAAGACTCCAAGAAAGTGACAATGATAGTACAAGTTTTAGGCCTTTGTGTACTGGAGAGGAAGACATCACGAGCGTGGAGACACCATACCTAGACTACACCCACCTTCGTATCTCGTACAACGTATACATCGGGGTTTACTCCATTGCACAGGCCTTGCAGAACATCTTGACCTGTACACCTGGACATGGGCTTTTTGCAAACAACTCCTGTGCAGATATAAAGAAAATAGAAGCATGGCAG GTACTAAAGCAGCTCAGACATCTGAGATATGCCAACAATGGAGGAGGGAAGATTCATTTAGATGAATTTGACTTGGCTGCAAACTACACTATAATCAACTGGCACAGGTCTGCTGAAGATGGTTCGGTGGTGTTTGAGGAGATTGGATACTATAATATGCATGCTAAGAGGGGAGCCAAGCTTGTTATTGACAAGACAAAGATTCTCTGGAATGGATACAGTTTGGAG GTGCCATTCTCCAACTGCAGTGAGGATTGTGAACCCGGAACCAGAAAAGGCATTATAGAGAGTATGCCCACGTGTTGCTTTGAATGCACCGAATGTTCGGATGGAGAATACAGTAACCATAGAG ATGCCAGCATTTGCTCCAAATGTCCCAATAACTCCTGGTCCAGTGGGAACCACACCTCTTGCTTTTTGAAGGAAATCGAGTTTCTGTCCTGGACTGAACCGTTTGGGATCGCTCTGGCCATATGTGCAGTACTAGGGGTTGTCTTGACAGCTTTTGTAATGGGAGTGTTTGTCAAATTCCGCAATACGCCCATAGTGAAGGCCACAAACCGAGAGCTGTCTTACTTACTGCTCTTTTCGCTTATCTGTTGTTTCTCCAGCTCACTCATCTTCATTGGACAGCCCCACGATTGGACGTGTCGTCTGCGTCAACCGGCTTTCGGCGTCAGTTTTGTTCTTTGCATTTCTTGTATTCTAGTCAAAACAAACAGAGTGCTACTGGTCTTCGAGGCTAAGATTCCGACCAGTTTCCACCGTAAATGGTGGGGATTAAACTTGCAGTTCCTTTTGGTGTTTCTCTTCACGTTTGTCCAAGTTATGATATGCGTTGTGTGGCTTTACAACGCTCCCCCTTCCAGTTATATGAACCATGACATCGATGAGATTATTTTCATCACCTGCAACGAAGGCTCTGAAATGGCCCTGGCTTTTCTCATCGGTTACACGTGCCTACTGGCAGCGATCTGTTTCTTCTTTGCCTTTAAATCACGCAAACTTCCAGAAAACTTCACTGAAGCCAAGTTCATCACTTTTAGCATGCTCATATTCTTCATCGTTTGGATCTCTTTCATTCCCGCTTACTTCAGTACATATGGAAAGTTTGTTTCAGCAGTAGAGGTCATTGCCATTCTGGCATCCAGCTTTGGGATGCTGGCATGTATTTTCTTCAACAAAGTGTACATAATCCTCTTCAAATCCTCCAGGAACACCATAGAGGAAGTCAGGTGCAGCACGGCAGCCCATGCCTTCAAAGTGGCCGCCAAAGCTACACTAAAGCAGGGCGCCgtatccagaaaaaaatctggtagCATCGGTGGCTCCTCAGGCTCTTCTCCGTCATCTTCTTTCAGCCTCAAAACCAATGGTGACCGTCGAGAGATACCATCTGGAAGGCAAAAACCAAGAGTGAGTTTTGGCAGCGGGACAGTTATGTTGTCATTAAGCTTCGAGGAGTCAAGAAGAAGTTCTTTGATGTGA